A genomic window from Arthrobacter sp. FW305-BF8 includes:
- the pcp gene encoding pyroglutamyl-peptidase I — translation MILLTGFEPFGGQPMNPSWAAALSARDLLRAEGFAVEAAELPCVFGAAGSVLRNALGGLEPELVVCIGQAGGRGRVSLERVAINCDDAPIPDNAGNRPVDREVVPAGPAAYFTSLPIKAALLAVESAGVPAEVSQTAGTYVCNHTFYTLMHELATRPGVRGGFVHVPFAPDQVEQGSAVPSLPVAAMAAAIAAVVRTSVSQPSQPSGVIQPADVALAAGSLH, via the coding sequence ATGATTCTGCTCACCGGCTTTGAACCTTTCGGCGGCCAGCCGATGAATCCGTCGTGGGCGGCCGCCCTGTCCGCGCGGGATCTGCTCCGGGCCGAAGGCTTCGCCGTGGAGGCCGCGGAACTGCCCTGCGTGTTCGGCGCCGCCGGGAGTGTGCTGCGCAATGCCCTCGGTGGCCTGGAGCCGGAACTGGTGGTGTGCATCGGGCAAGCCGGAGGCCGCGGGCGCGTGTCACTGGAACGGGTTGCAATCAACTGCGATGACGCGCCCATCCCGGACAATGCAGGGAACCGGCCCGTGGACCGGGAGGTGGTGCCCGCGGGCCCGGCAGCCTACTTCACTTCTTTGCCGATCAAGGCGGCCCTTCTTGCCGTGGAAAGTGCAGGTGTTCCCGCCGAGGTCTCACAGACGGCGGGAACGTACGTCTGCAACCACACTTTCTATACACTCATGCACGAGCTCGCGACCCGGCCGGGTGTCCGCGGCGGGTTCGTCCACGTGCCGTTCGCGCCTGACCAGGTAGAGCAGGGGAGCGCTGTCCCGTCACTGCCTGTCGCTGCAATGGCGGCGGCGATTGCCGCCGTCGTCCGGACGTCGGTTAGCCAGCCGTCCCAGCCATCCGGCGTAATTCAGCCAGCCGACGTCGCGCTCGCCGCCGGCAGCCTGCACTAG
- a CDS encoding SIMPL domain-containing protein: MSEPAGRAEARTVEVTGTGTADAAPDLLTLSIGVECRRDSAVDAYAAAGEASAAVTAALRSRGVENRDIRTSGLNVRADVLWQEGRGQQVTGYVASSMLSVRLRDLASGSGIIAAAVEAGGNDVRLDGVQLGFADAAAVTALAREAAWADARAAASQLAALAGAELGEVASVRQQPVPSAPIPVGGMQRAFAADALTVEAGESGVSTSVTVAWELHPRSGMPPVP; this comes from the coding sequence ATGAGTGAACCTGCGGGCCGGGCGGAAGCCCGGACTGTCGAAGTCACAGGAACCGGAACCGCGGATGCGGCGCCGGACCTGCTGACCCTTTCCATTGGCGTGGAATGCCGGCGCGACAGCGCGGTCGATGCCTATGCCGCCGCCGGCGAGGCCTCCGCTGCCGTGACGGCTGCGCTGCGCAGCAGGGGCGTGGAGAACCGGGACATCAGGACGTCGGGGCTCAACGTCCGGGCCGACGTCCTCTGGCAGGAGGGCCGGGGCCAGCAGGTCACCGGGTACGTGGCATCCAGCATGCTCAGCGTCCGGTTGCGGGATCTTGCCTCCGGCTCCGGAATAATCGCTGCTGCCGTGGAGGCCGGCGGCAACGACGTCCGCCTGGATGGCGTGCAGCTCGGCTTTGCCGATGCTGCAGCCGTGACGGCGCTGGCCCGCGAGGCCGCCTGGGCCGACGCGCGGGCAGCAGCCTCACAGCTGGCCGCGCTTGCGGGCGCTGAGCTGGGTGAGGTGGCCTCCGTGCGGCAGCAACCGGTACCGTCTGCCCCCATCCCGGTGGGCGGGATGCAGCGGGCCTTCGCTGCCGACGCCTTGACGGTGGAAGCCGGTGAATCCGGCGTCAGCACCAGCGTCACGGTTGCGTGGGAGCTGCACCCCCGGTCAGGGATGCCGCCGGTGCCCTAG
- the pheS gene encoding phenylalanine--tRNA ligase subunit alpha: MTETLPGAAVPNPLDETAINAAVDQAVAAIAGASTLDELKTVRLAHTGEKSPLSLANREIGSLPKDQKAAAGKLMGTSRGRVNKALADRTVQLEAENDARILVEETVDVTAAPRRRRAGARHPLSTLQDRVADIFVGMGWEIAEGPEVESEWFNFDALNFKPDHPAREMQDTFFVEPPEAHLLMRTHTSPVQVRSMLERELPIYVLCPGKVFRTDELDATHTPVFHQFEGLAIDKKLSMADLRGTLEHFARQMFGDEAQIRLRPNYFPFTEPSAELDIFHPGAKGGPRWIEWGGCGMVNPNVLRAAGIDPDVYSGFAFGMGIERTLMFRNEVGDMRDMIEGDVRFSEHFGMEI, from the coding sequence ATGACTGAAACTTTGCCGGGCGCCGCCGTCCCGAACCCTCTGGATGAAACCGCCATCAACGCCGCCGTGGACCAGGCCGTCGCCGCCATTGCCGGCGCGTCCACGCTCGATGAACTCAAGACAGTCCGCCTGGCCCACACCGGCGAGAAGTCGCCGCTCAGCCTCGCCAACCGTGAGATCGGAAGCCTGCCCAAGGATCAGAAAGCCGCCGCCGGCAAGCTGATGGGAACATCCCGCGGACGTGTTAACAAGGCGCTCGCGGACCGCACCGTCCAGCTCGAGGCGGAGAACGACGCCCGCATCCTCGTCGAGGAGACCGTGGATGTCACGGCAGCCCCGCGCCGCCGCCGGGCCGGAGCCCGCCATCCGCTGTCCACGCTACAGGACCGCGTCGCGGACATCTTCGTGGGCATGGGCTGGGAAATCGCCGAAGGCCCCGAGGTGGAATCCGAGTGGTTCAACTTCGACGCATTGAACTTCAAGCCGGACCACCCGGCCCGCGAAATGCAGGACACGTTCTTCGTGGAGCCGCCGGAAGCGCATCTGCTGATGCGCACGCACACCTCGCCGGTGCAGGTCCGGTCCATGCTGGAGCGGGAGCTGCCGATCTACGTGCTGTGCCCGGGCAAGGTGTTCCGCACCGATGAGCTCGACGCCACGCACACCCCGGTGTTCCACCAGTTCGAGGGCCTGGCCATCGACAAGAAGCTCAGCATGGCTGACCTCCGCGGAACCTTGGAGCACTTCGCGCGCCAGATGTTCGGCGACGAAGCCCAGATCCGGCTGCGCCCCAACTACTTCCCGTTCACCGAGCCGTCCGCCGAGCTGGACATCTTCCACCCCGGCGCCAAGGGCGGGCCCCGCTGGATCGAATGGGGCGGCTGCGGCATGGTCAACCCCAATGTCCTGCGGGCTGCCGGCATCGATCCGGACGTCTATTCAGGCTTTGCCTTCGGCATGGGCATCGAGCGGACGCTCATGTTCCGCAACGAGGTCGGCGACATGCGCGACATGATCGAGGGCGATGTACGTTTCAGCGAGCACTTCGGGATGGAGATCTAA
- the pheT gene encoding phenylalanine--tRNA ligase subunit beta encodes MRIPLSWLREFAQVPAGATAEDVMAELVKVGFEEEAVHRPTDALRGPVVVGQVLSLVKEPQSNGKTINWCQVRVVPEGQEQTLTGKGIDPSGVQGIVCGAHNFVEGDKVVVTLPGAVLPGDFHISARKTYGHMSAGMIASVRELGIGEDHDGILVLSRIGLDPEIGTDAMELLGLYDQAAEINVTPDRGYAFSIRGAAREYAHATATVFTDPASKVNAPAVLSGGYGVKINDDAPIYGKPGCDRFVARTVRGVDATRPTPPWMSSRLRLAGIRSISLPVDISNYVMLELGQPLHFYDQDKLSGDIVVRRAVAGEKLTTLDGKERALDAEDLLITDASGPIGVAGVMGGASTEVTDATTAVLIEAAHFEEVSIARSRRRHKLPSEASKRFERGVDWQVANIAAQRAVDLLVELAGGTAEEAGTDVGTAPDPVTIALPGEYPAARIGIDFTEEQIVTSLEDLGAVLEKSDAGWTVTAPSWRTDLETKEDLSEEVARLVGYDQIPATLPVAPPGRGLTRVQQQRRRLLQALADAGLTEVLAYPFVSKAANETFGVAEEGAPRTAVKLANPISEEQGYLRTSVLPGLLEVAKRNHSRGFRDLAVFEAGMVFLPGDTLGTPSIPPLGVKPTDEVLDALYDGVPDQPLHVAAVLTGHDSPAAAGHAPRLWDWADALDIARLAGDVLGVELVVTQSRHQAFHPGRAAQLSLRSGELVGYAGELHPKLLAAHDLPARTVALELNADALFEAAADVVVARHISTFPVATQDVALVVPQDVPADDVLAALREGAGELLEDVALFDVYAGKGIEDGKKSLAFGLRFRATDRTLTADEASEAREHAVATAAERFGAVQR; translated from the coding sequence GTGCGTATCCCACTTTCCTGGCTGCGTGAATTTGCGCAGGTACCGGCCGGAGCCACGGCCGAAGACGTCATGGCAGAGCTGGTCAAGGTCGGCTTTGAAGAGGAAGCGGTCCACCGCCCCACGGACGCCCTGCGCGGACCCGTCGTGGTGGGCCAGGTCCTGAGCCTGGTCAAGGAACCGCAGTCCAACGGCAAGACCATCAACTGGTGCCAGGTCCGCGTCGTCCCCGAGGGACAGGAGCAGACCCTGACCGGCAAGGGCATCGATCCGTCCGGCGTGCAGGGCATCGTCTGCGGCGCCCACAACTTCGTCGAAGGTGACAAGGTGGTGGTCACCCTGCCGGGCGCCGTCCTTCCCGGCGACTTCCACATCTCGGCGCGGAAGACCTACGGCCACATGTCCGCGGGCATGATCGCCTCCGTCCGTGAACTGGGCATCGGCGAGGACCACGACGGCATCCTGGTGCTCTCCCGGATCGGCCTGGACCCCGAGATCGGGACGGACGCCATGGAGCTGCTGGGCCTCTACGACCAGGCCGCCGAAATCAACGTGACGCCGGACCGCGGCTACGCGTTCTCGATCCGCGGCGCGGCGCGCGAATACGCCCACGCCACCGCCACGGTATTCACGGACCCCGCGTCGAAGGTCAACGCGCCAGCTGTCCTCTCCGGCGGCTACGGCGTCAAGATCAACGACGACGCGCCCATCTACGGCAAGCCCGGCTGCGACCGCTTCGTAGCGCGTACCGTCCGCGGTGTGGATGCCACCCGGCCCACGCCCCCGTGGATGTCTTCACGACTGCGCCTGGCCGGCATCCGGTCCATCTCGCTGCCGGTGGACATCTCGAACTACGTGATGCTCGAGCTCGGCCAGCCGCTGCACTTCTACGACCAGGACAAGCTGTCCGGCGACATCGTGGTGCGGCGTGCGGTGGCGGGGGAGAAGCTGACCACGCTCGACGGCAAGGAACGTGCGCTTGACGCCGAGGACCTGCTGATCACTGACGCCTCCGGCCCCATCGGCGTCGCCGGCGTCATGGGCGGCGCGTCCACCGAGGTTACCGACGCCACCACGGCTGTCCTGATCGAGGCCGCCCACTTCGAGGAAGTTTCCATTGCCCGCTCGCGCCGGCGACACAAGCTCCCGTCAGAAGCCTCCAAGCGCTTCGAACGCGGCGTGGACTGGCAGGTCGCCAACATCGCGGCCCAGCGCGCCGTCGACCTTCTCGTGGAACTGGCCGGCGGGACCGCCGAAGAGGCGGGCACCGACGTCGGAACCGCCCCGGATCCGGTGACCATCGCGCTGCCGGGAGAATATCCCGCGGCCCGGATTGGCATCGACTTCACCGAAGAGCAGATCGTCACGTCCCTCGAGGATCTGGGCGCCGTTCTCGAAAAGTCCGACGCCGGCTGGACCGTTACCGCGCCGAGCTGGCGGACCGACCTGGAAACCAAGGAGGACCTCTCCGAGGAGGTGGCCCGCCTGGTGGGCTACGACCAGATCCCCGCGACCCTGCCGGTGGCGCCTCCAGGCCGTGGCCTGACCCGCGTGCAGCAGCAGCGCCGCCGCCTGCTCCAGGCCCTGGCGGACGCCGGCCTGACCGAGGTCCTGGCCTACCCCTTCGTGTCGAAGGCCGCCAATGAGACGTTTGGCGTGGCCGAGGAGGGCGCACCCCGGACCGCGGTCAAGCTTGCCAACCCGATCAGCGAGGAGCAGGGCTACCTGCGCACATCGGTGCTGCCGGGCCTGCTGGAGGTGGCTAAGCGCAACCACTCCCGCGGCTTCCGCGACCTCGCCGTCTTCGAAGCCGGCATGGTATTCCTGCCCGGTGACACGCTGGGCACGCCGTCCATCCCACCGCTGGGCGTCAAGCCAACCGATGAGGTGCTGGACGCGCTGTACGACGGCGTTCCGGACCAGCCGCTGCACGTCGCCGCCGTCCTGACCGGCCATGATTCGCCCGCCGCCGCAGGTCACGCGCCGAGGCTGTGGGACTGGGCGGATGCCCTGGACATCGCACGCCTGGCAGGCGACGTCCTTGGTGTGGAGCTTGTCGTCACCCAGAGCCGGCACCAGGCGTTCCACCCTGGCCGCGCCGCGCAGCTTTCGCTGCGCTCTGGCGAGCTGGTGGGATACGCCGGCGAGCTGCACCCCAAGCTCCTGGCCGCGCATGACCTGCCGGCACGGACCGTCGCGCTGGAACTGAACGCGGATGCCCTGTTCGAGGCAGCGGCCGACGTCGTGGTGGCCCGGCACATCTCCACCTTCCCGGTGGCCACGCAGGACGTGGCACTCGTGGTGCCGCAGGACGTCCCCGCCGACGACGTGCTGGCAGCGCTGCGTGAAGGCGCCGGCGAGCTGCTTGAGGACGTGGCCCTGTTCGACGTCTATGCGGGCAAGGGGATCGAGGACGGCAAGAAGTCCCTCGCCTTCGGCTTGCGGTTCCGCGCCACCGACCGGACCCTCACGGCCGACGAGGCATCGGAGGCGCGGGAGCACGCCGTCGCCACCGCAGCCGAGCGGTTTGGTGCCGTCCAGCGCTAG
- a CDS encoding AAA family ATPase, whose product MASSRNPLDDLRETIGHLTDQLKLHGSERVDDLVGDLIGARPGPARPLSEVQAELDALVGLETVKEQVRALVALLQVQARRKAHGLPEVATSQHLVFLGNPGTGKTTVARLLAEMYRAVGLLQKGHLVEVDRSGLVGQYVGATAIKTDRVIRRALDGVLFIDEAYALAPEDGRTDFGPEAIEVLLKRMEDHRHRLVVIVAGYPRLMESFLLSNPGLRSRFAREITFPDYSVDALQTIFHQMLAQHEYTLEPGADQMLRRILAGLHAGEDSGNARFARTLFEQALNRQALRLSLDKEQSLDALDREAVMTLTADDITEAALALGEQPEPEPEPTPEPEQPRWWRWLQA is encoded by the coding sequence ATGGCTTCCAGCCGCAATCCGCTCGACGACCTGCGCGAAACCATCGGCCATCTGACCGATCAGCTCAAGCTGCACGGTTCGGAGCGCGTCGACGACCTGGTCGGCGATCTCATCGGTGCGAGGCCCGGGCCGGCCCGGCCGCTGTCCGAGGTGCAGGCCGAGCTCGACGCGCTGGTCGGTCTGGAGACCGTGAAGGAACAGGTGCGGGCCCTCGTCGCACTGCTCCAGGTCCAGGCCCGCCGTAAGGCGCACGGCCTGCCGGAGGTGGCCACTTCACAGCATCTGGTGTTCCTCGGAAACCCGGGCACGGGCAAGACCACCGTGGCGCGGCTCCTGGCCGAGATGTACCGCGCGGTCGGTCTGCTGCAGAAAGGCCACCTGGTCGAGGTCGACCGTTCGGGCCTGGTCGGGCAGTACGTCGGCGCGACCGCCATCAAGACGGACCGGGTGATCCGGCGCGCGCTGGACGGTGTCCTGTTCATCGACGAGGCCTACGCGCTGGCCCCGGAGGACGGCCGGACGGACTTCGGCCCCGAGGCGATCGAGGTCCTGCTCAAGCGGATGGAGGACCACCGCCACCGCCTGGTCGTGATCGTGGCCGGGTACCCGCGGCTGATGGAGTCCTTCTTGCTCTCGAACCCCGGGCTGCGCTCCCGGTTCGCCCGCGAGATCACGTTTCCCGACTACTCCGTCGACGCACTCCAGACGATCTTCCACCAGATGCTGGCCCAGCACGAGTACACGCTGGAGCCGGGTGCGGACCAGATGCTGCGCCGCATCCTCGCCGGGCTCCACGCGGGCGAGGACTCCGGCAACGCACGGTTCGCCCGCACGCTGTTCGAGCAGGCGCTCAACCGCCAGGCGCTGCGGCTCTCGCTCGACAAGGAACAAAGCCTCGACGCGCTGGACCGTGAGGCCGTCATGACGCTCACCGCGGACGACATCACCGAGGCCGCGCTGGCCTTGGGCGAGCAGCCGGAGCCGGAGCCGGAACCGACACCGGAACCGGAGCAGCCACGCTGGTGGCGCTGGCTCCAGGCCTGA
- a CDS encoding M1 family metallopeptidase: MSSGESPGPAAVLSAGAAATGDPYVPGHGTDAYRVLHYELELDYKLASNRLTGRAVLAAVAARRTSAVVLDMTGLRALKIQLNGVRVRKFTQRAEQLVVHCEQPLEAGSEFSLDIRYDGNPRPRRGLWGEVGWEELTDGVLVAGQPNGAPSWFPCNDHPRNKASYRIAVTTDAGYRAVCNGLLVGQTVRSSRQTWVYEQREPMATYLATIQIGRYGLVRLPDSAGVPQFVAAPAQLVGRAETALARQEAMMSTFVSRFGPYPFPEYTVVVTADELEIPLEAQSLSILGANHLDAGWDSQRLIAHELAHQWFGNSLTLGTWSDIWLHEGFACYAEWIWSEEAGVMSAHERALAAWRRLNAGAQDLAVGDPGPELMFDDRVYKRGALALHALRRRCGDLAFFALLQEWTRVHAHSSVSTPEFILTADRVTGLDSESLLHPWLYEEALPPLP; encoded by the coding sequence ATGAGCTCCGGAGAATCGCCCGGCCCGGCCGCCGTCCTCTCTGCCGGCGCCGCGGCCACCGGCGACCCCTACGTCCCGGGCCACGGAACAGATGCCTACCGGGTCCTGCACTATGAACTGGAGCTGGACTACAAGCTCGCCAGCAACCGGCTGACCGGCCGCGCAGTCCTGGCAGCTGTGGCAGCCCGCCGCACCTCCGCCGTCGTGCTCGACATGACCGGCCTCCGCGCCCTGAAGATCCAGCTGAACGGGGTCCGCGTCCGGAAGTTCACGCAGCGGGCGGAACAGCTCGTGGTGCACTGCGAACAGCCCCTCGAGGCGGGCTCCGAATTCAGCCTCGACATCCGGTATGACGGCAACCCGCGGCCCCGGAGGGGGCTCTGGGGCGAGGTGGGCTGGGAGGAGCTCACCGACGGCGTCCTCGTCGCCGGCCAGCCCAACGGGGCGCCGTCATGGTTCCCGTGCAACGACCACCCGCGGAACAAGGCCAGCTACCGCATCGCCGTCACCACTGACGCCGGCTACCGGGCCGTCTGCAATGGACTCCTCGTGGGGCAGACCGTGAGGTCAAGCCGCCAGACGTGGGTGTACGAGCAGCGTGAACCGATGGCGACGTATCTGGCGACCATCCAGATCGGCCGGTATGGGCTGGTGAGACTGCCGGACTCGGCCGGCGTGCCCCAGTTCGTTGCGGCACCGGCGCAGCTGGTGGGCCGGGCGGAGACAGCGCTGGCCCGGCAGGAGGCCATGATGAGCACGTTTGTGAGCCGCTTCGGCCCCTATCCATTCCCCGAGTACACGGTGGTGGTCACCGCCGATGAGCTGGAAATCCCGCTCGAGGCCCAGTCGCTGTCCATCCTCGGCGCCAACCATCTGGATGCCGGGTGGGATTCACAGCGCTTGATCGCCCATGAACTGGCCCACCAGTGGTTCGGCAACTCGCTGACGCTCGGCACGTGGAGCGACATCTGGCTGCACGAGGGTTTCGCCTGCTACGCCGAGTGGATCTGGTCCGAGGAAGCCGGCGTGATGTCCGCCCACGAGCGGGCGCTGGCCGCCTGGCGGCGGCTCAACGCCGGCGCCCAGGACCTTGCGGTGGGCGATCCCGGACCCGAGCTCATGTTCGACGACAGGGTCTACAAGCGCGGAGCACTGGCTCTGCACGCCCTGCGCCGCCGCTGCGGCGACCTCGCCTTCTTCGCGCTGCTGCAGGAATGGACCCGAGTACATGCCCACAGTTCCGTGTCGACCCCCGAGTTCATCCTCACGGCCGACCGTGTCACGGGGCTGGACTCGGAATCGCTGCTGCATCCCTGGCTGTACGAAGAAGCCCTGCCGCCACTGCCGTAG